A genome region from Vulpes lagopus strain Blue_001 chromosome 7, ASM1834538v1, whole genome shotgun sequence includes the following:
- the C7H3orf84 gene encoding uncharacterized protein C3orf84 homolog: MQSALVGSWHNTGFYGHYRGQFKSESAQEYRLAAKPQPPAVFLQRCQEPVQRHFFSKHDNRTSFDKGPYCLLQGIGRRKDLDRLWQRHTFLRWAPCELELSQQRPLESSYQANFQSGPGVSDFPQRLVHFVQIQPPRTSTTYQQNFCQPSRGGYCGNNMGSVTDTLPDLPGIPRPKLLQHYLHAGVSECLNWSRALNKDR; the protein is encoded by the exons ATGCAAAGTGCGTTAGTAGGCTCCTGG CACAACACTGGCTTCTATGGGCACTACAGAGGCCAATTCAAGAGTGAAAGTGCTCAAGAATACCGCCTTGCAGCCAAGCCCCAGCCTCCAGCAGTGTTCCTGCAGCGATGTCAG GAGCCAGTGCAGCGACACTTCTTTTCCAAGCATGACAACCGTACGTCTTTCGACAAA GGCCCCTACTGCCTGCTGCAGGGAATCGGAAGGCGGAAGGACCTGGACCGCCTGTGGCAACGGCACACCTTCCTGCGCTGGGCACCCTGTGAGCTGGAGTTGAGCCAGCAGCGGCCTCTTGAATCCTCCTACCAGGCCAATTTCCAGTCAGGCCCAGGAGTCAGTGACTTCCCTCAGCGTCTTGTCCACTTTGTGCAGATACAGCCTCCCCGTACCAGCACCACCTACCAGCAGAACTTCTGCCAGCCATCCCGGGGTGGCTACTGTGGCAACAACATGGGGTCAGTCACCGACACACTGCCTGacctcccagggatcccaagacccaAGCTGCTGCAGCATTACCTTCATGCTGGGGTCTCTGAATGTCTAAACTGGTCCAGAGCATTAAACAAAGATAGATGA